The Tumebacillus sp. BK434 genome has a segment encoding these proteins:
- a CDS encoding TIGR00266 family protein yields MAAHEIDYKLHGDDMQFVEIELDPQESVIAEAGSLMMMEDMIQMETIFGDGSKGGMGGLVGKLFGAGKRLITGESLFMTVFTNVGHGKRHVSFAAPYPGKIIPVDLARLGGKVVCQKDAFLCAAKGVSIGVDFQRKLGAGFFGGEGFIMQKLEGDGLAFIHAGGTIYERDLNPGEVLKIDTGCLVAMTREVDYDIQFVGGVKTALFGGEGLFFATLKGPGKVWIQSLPFSRLASRVFAAAGGAKKDEGSVLGGLANLFEK; encoded by the coding sequence ATGGCAGCACATGAGATCGATTACAAACTGCACGGCGATGACATGCAATTCGTCGAGATTGAACTCGACCCGCAGGAAAGCGTAATCGCCGAAGCGGGCAGCTTGATGATGATGGAAGACATGATTCAGATGGAGACGATCTTCGGCGACGGCTCCAAAGGCGGCATGGGCGGTCTGGTCGGCAAGCTGTTTGGCGCCGGCAAGCGTCTGATCACCGGGGAGAGCTTGTTCATGACCGTCTTCACCAACGTTGGACACGGCAAACGGCACGTCTCCTTCGCCGCCCCGTATCCCGGCAAGATCATCCCGGTCGACCTCGCTCGGCTGGGCGGCAAAGTGGTCTGCCAAAAGGACGCCTTCCTTTGCGCGGCGAAAGGCGTCTCCATCGGCGTTGACTTCCAGCGCAAACTCGGTGCCGGCTTCTTCGGCGGCGAAGGCTTCATCATGCAGAAGCTCGAAGGGGACGGCTTGGCGTTTATCCATGCCGGCGGCACGATCTATGAGCGCGACCTGAACCCCGGCGAAGTGCTGAAGATCGACACCGGCTGCCTCGTCGCGATGACCCGCGAAGTCGACTACGACATCCAGTTTGTCGGCGGCGTGAAAACAGCTTTGTTCGGCGGCGAAGGCTTGTTCTTCGCCACGCTGAAGGGGCCGGGCAAAGTGTGGATTCAATCGCTGCCGTTCTCCCGTCTCGCCTCCCGCGTGTTCGCGGCAGCAGGCGGTGCCAAGAAGGACGAAGGCAGCGTGCTCGGCGGCTTGGCCAACCTGTTCGAAAAGTAA
- a CDS encoding GNAT family protein — protein MKGQRIQLRALKSEDTAHILRLEQDFDSRLMHSPGIPYPVMESDIEKFVENVRSEKDRYTFGIELLEDGTFLGICTIFRVDLNHGNCWVSIMIGGPEQRGKGYGSEAMELLIDFIFRYINVHKIKLGVFEFNQPAIRSYEKCGFVVEARMREELFREGKFHDIIYMGLLRREYEARKA, from the coding sequence ATGAAAGGACAACGCATCCAATTGCGCGCTTTGAAAAGCGAAGATACTGCACACATCCTGCGCTTGGAGCAGGATTTTGATTCGCGCCTGATGCATTCGCCGGGGATACCGTATCCGGTGATGGAGTCTGACATCGAAAAGTTTGTCGAGAATGTCCGATCGGAAAAAGACCGTTACACGTTTGGCATCGAACTGTTAGAAGATGGAACTTTTCTTGGAATCTGTACCATTTTTCGTGTAGACTTGAACCATGGAAACTGCTGGGTGAGCATCATGATCGGCGGGCCGGAACAGCGGGGCAAAGGGTATGGGTCGGAGGCGATGGAGCTGTTGATCGACTTTATTTTCCGCTATATCAATGTGCACAAGATCAAGCTCGGCGTCTTCGAGTTCAACCAACCGGCGATTCGTTCGTATGAAAAGTGCGGGTTCGTCGTGGAGGCGCGCATGCGTGAGGAACTGTTCCGCGAAGGCAAGTTTCACGACATCATCTATATGGGCCTGCTGCGCCGCGAATATGAGGCGCGCAAGGCATAG